The proteins below are encoded in one region of Sedimentibacter sp. zth1:
- a CDS encoding small acid-soluble spore protein Tlp encodes MAHISKDKRNNIKKIQNSIDNTIENYNEAKKQIEVADSPISISNLKAKNERRLESLSGMKDEIREETKHNKNN; translated from the coding sequence ATGGCACACATAAGTAAAGATAAAAGAAATAATATTAAAAAAATACAAAACAGTATTGATAATACAATTGAAAACTATAATGAAGCTAAAAAGCAAATTGAAGTAGCAGATAGTCCAATATCTATTAGTAACCTTAAAGCAAAAAATGAGAGAAGATTAGAATCACTTTCAGGTATGAAGGATGAAATCAGGGAAGAAACAAAACATAATAAGAATAATTAA
- the thiT gene encoding energy-coupled thiamine transporter ThiT, with product MSELLQNFVESTIGQIVIVVVMFALLAIIAISSKQKKFDVKIMTKTAILITIAYVLNQITLFRMPQGGSITPFSMLVIVLIGYLFGARQGILAGITFGLLDLLINPYVVHPVQLFLEYPLAFGALGIGALLRNQNHGLIKSYILGIFGRYVMAFLSGAIFFGEYAPEGFNAVTWSLYYNIGYIGVEGIITIIILLIPGLVKFFDRFKVSNV from the coding sequence ATGTCAGAATTATTACAAAATTTTGTTGAGTCCACAATTGGACAAATCGTTATTGTTGTTGTTATGTTTGCATTATTAGCTATCATTGCGATATCTAGTAAACAAAAGAAATTTGATGTTAAAATTATGACTAAAACTGCAATATTAATAACAATAGCTTATGTGTTAAATCAAATAACACTATTCAGAATGCCTCAGGGTGGCTCAATTACACCATTTAGTATGCTTGTAATTGTTTTAATTGGTTACTTATTTGGAGCAAGACAAGGAATTCTTGCAGGTATAACTTTTGGATTATTAGATTTATTAATTAACCCATATGTTGTACATCCTGTACAGTTATTCTTAGAATACCCTCTTGCATTCGGCGCTTTGGGTATTGGTGCATTATTAAGAAATCAAAATCACGGATTAATTAAATCTTATATTTTAGGTATATTCGGAAGATACGTTATGGCATTTTTATCTGGAGCCATATTTTTCGGAGAATATGCTCCAGAAGGCTTTAATGCTGTAACATGGTCTTTATATTATAACATTGGTTACATAGGTGTTGAAGGAATAATAACAATAATAATATTATTAATTCCAGGACTTGTTAAATTCTTTGACAGATTTAAAGTTAGCAATGTTTAG
- a CDS encoding HD domain-containing protein yields the protein MNTHELYKNINKHILEDEKPSIYLNEIFEGEVFKQYPFNLLHEMRNTEQSKIHHPEGNVWNHVMMVVDAAAKIKYKSKNERVFMWAALLHDIGKPPTTKIKKGRIISYDHDKVGEELSEKFLSEFTDDKNFIYDVSKLVKYHMHILYVVNKLPFADVENMKKETDVEEIALLGFCDRMGRTNSNFEKEKKNIEMFIKAIS from the coding sequence ATGAATACACATGAATTGTATAAAAATATTAATAAACATATATTAGAAGATGAAAAGCCATCCATTTACTTGAATGAAATCTTTGAAGGTGAAGTTTTTAAGCAGTATCCATTTAATTTATTGCATGAAATGAGAAATACTGAACAGTCTAAAATTCACCATCCTGAAGGTAATGTATGGAATCATGTTATGATGGTTGTTGATGCTGCAGCAAAGATTAAGTATAAAAGTAAAAATGAAAGAGTATTTATGTGGGCAGCTTTGTTACATGATATTGGAAAACCACCAACTACCAAAATTAAAAAAGGTAGAATTATATCATATGATCATGATAAAGTTGGCGAAGAACTTTCAGAAAAATTTTTATCAGAATTCACAGATGATAAAAATTTCATTTATGATGTTTCAAAGCTTGTCAAATATCATATGCATATTTTGTATGTAGTCAATAAGCTTCCTTTTGCAGATGTTGAAAATATGAAAAAGGAAACTGATGTAGAAGAAATAGCATTGTTAGGTTTTTGTGATAGAATGGGTAGAACAAATAGCAATTTTGAAAAAGAAAAGAAAAATATAGAAATGTTTATAAAAGCCATCTCTTAG
- a CDS encoding helix-turn-helix domain-containing protein, protein MEIGIKIKVLRLKQGITQEKLAEKLNISSQAISKWENNLTTPDISLLPQLSVIFGVTIDELFSLTDENHLNRIENAIDNERMLSRDVFDSYKEYLLSKLNDDDNKARVLTLSSALYNQQANGYFEISKNYAFDALKLNPTSKENHNLLSKATNGVIVDWNIANHHEMIKYYFNFISEHPDYNRGYLWLLDLLIADGRCKEAREILEKMKKVDGSYRYLCYKSLIEKKNGNIDLAIKYINEMTNNYPDDWLSWFSKANFYATLCKYDNAIENYIKACNMQPSPKYTDSYEGIANIYEIEEKYDEAIKYYNMAIELLKTDWKITEGEPVDYFKRCIHRIESL, encoded by the coding sequence ATGGAAATAGGTATTAAAATTAAAGTACTTAGATTAAAGCAAGGTATAACACAAGAAAAGCTTGCAGAAAAATTAAATATATCATCACAGGCAATATCAAAATGGGAAAATAATTTGACTACACCAGATATATCACTTTTACCACAGCTTTCAGTTATATTTGGAGTAACAATTGATGAATTATTTTCATTAACTGATGAAAATCACTTAAATAGAATAGAAAATGCAATAGATAATGAACGTATGTTATCAAGGGATGTTTTTGATTCCTATAAAGAATATCTATTGTCAAAATTAAATGATGACGATAACAAAGCAAGAGTATTAACTCTGTCATCAGCATTATACAATCAACAAGCAAATGGTTATTTTGAAATCTCAAAAAATTATGCTTTTGATGCATTAAAACTAAACCCAACAAGTAAAGAAAATCATAACCTTTTAAGTAAGGCTACCAATGGAGTTATAGTTGATTGGAATATTGCAAATCATCATGAAATGATAAAATATTATTTTAATTTTATTAGTGAACATCCTGACTATAACAGAGGATATCTATGGCTTTTAGATCTGCTTATAGCCGATGGAAGATGCAAAGAAGCAAGAGAAATACTTGAAAAAATGAAGAAGGTTGATGGTAGCTATAGATACCTATGTTACAAGTCATTAATTGAAAAGAAAAATGGAAATATCGATTTAGCTATCAAATACATAAATGAAATGACTAATAATTATCCAGATGACTGGTTGTCATGGTTTTCAAAAGCCAACTTCTATGCAACTTTATGCAAATATGATAACGCTATTGAAAATTATATAAAAGCATGTAATATGCAACCAAGCCCTAAATATACTGATTCATATGAAGGAATTGCAAATATATATGAAATTGAAGAAAAATATGATGAAGCAATAAAATATTACAACATGGCAATAGAATTACTTAAAACTGATTGGAAAATAACTGAAGGTGAACCAGTAGATTACTTCAAAAGATGTATTCATAGAATAGAAAGTCTATAA
- a CDS encoding MgtC/SapB family protein, protein MISDYYPFLCKINIASIIFKMILATICGGVIGLQRGKKGRPAGFRTHILVCIGSVLAMMTNQYISETIGGTDTARLGAQVISGVGFLGAGTIIVTSKNQVKGLTTAAGLWASACMGLAIGIGFYEAAIISCIMIFIVSTLFYRIDYFITSRSKIGTVYIEFEDIRNLSMLISELKKINFTIIKIEISNDDLKCKKTSGAILTIKNQNKKESCDIIELAINITGIKFVEIL, encoded by the coding sequence ATGATTAGTGATTATTATCCTTTTTTATGCAAAATTAATATTGCAAGCATCATTTTTAAAATGATATTAGCAACTATTTGTGGTGGAGTAATTGGGTTGCAAAGGGGTAAGAAAGGCAGACCTGCTGGATTTAGAACGCATATACTTGTCTGTATCGGTTCAGTTCTTGCTATGATGACAAATCAATATATAAGCGAAACAATTGGAGGCACTGATACTGCCAGACTTGGAGCTCAGGTTATTAGTGGTGTCGGTTTTTTAGGAGCAGGAACAATAATCGTAACATCAAAAAATCAAGTAAAAGGACTTACCACAGCAGCTGGTTTATGGGCATCAGCATGTATGGGACTCGCTATAGGAATCGGATTTTATGAAGCAGCAATTATTTCGTGTATTATGATTTTTATAGTTTCTACACTTTTTTACAGAATAGACTATTTTATTACTTCTCGTTCGAAAATAGGAACAGTTTATATAGAATTTGAAGATATTCGAAATTTGAGCATGTTAATATCAGAATTAAAAAAAATTAATTTTACAATTATCAAAATTGAAATTTCTAATGACGATTTAAAATGCAAAAAAACTTCTGGTGCAATTTTAACTATCAAAAATCAAAACAAAAAAGAAAGCTGTGACATAATTGAGTTAGCAATTAATATCACTGGAATTAAATTTGTTGAGATTTTGTAA
- a CDS encoding nitroreductase family protein: MNEIIKQLFDRKSVRLYDDKNIDDETKKLILQSAIQAPTAGNMSLYSIINITDQNIKDKLSVTCDNQPFIKNAKMVLIFCADYSRWYKSFCEVECQVRKPDAGDLLLAFSDALIAAQNTVVAAQSMGVGSCYVGDILENYEVHKEMLNLPKYVVPACLVLFGYPTEQQKSRVKPRRYKLEDIVCNNTYFKNNSNNQFKMIKCVTDKTDEEVTNFIKAICKRKWNCNFSKEMSRSVTEMINDWIE, translated from the coding sequence ATGAATGAGATAATTAAACAATTATTTGATAGAAAATCAGTTAGGCTGTATGATGATAAAAATATAGATGATGAAACTAAAAAATTAATCTTACAATCAGCAATTCAGGCACCAACAGCAGGCAATATGTCATTGTATAGTATTATTAATATTACGGATCAAAATATTAAGGATAAATTGTCAGTAACATGTGATAATCAACCTTTTATTAAAAATGCAAAAATGGTTTTGATATTTTGTGCTGACTATTCAAGATGGTATAAAAGTTTTTGCGAAGTTGAATGTCAGGTTAGAAAACCTGATGCTGGAGATTTATTACTTGCATTTTCTGATGCTCTAATAGCTGCACAAAATACTGTTGTTGCGGCACAGTCAATGGGAGTAGGTTCATGCTATGTTGGTGATATTTTGGAAAATTATGAGGTTCACAAAGAAATGCTTAATTTACCAAAATACGTAGTTCCAGCATGCTTGGTTTTGTTTGGATATCCAACTGAGCAACAAAAAAGCAGAGTAAAACCTAGAAGATATAAATTAGAGGATATAGTTTGCAATAATACATATTTCAAAAACAATTCAAATAATCAGTTTAAAATGATTAAGTGCGTGACTGATAAAACTGATGAAGAAGTAACGAACTTTATTAAAGCAATATGCAAAAGAAAATGGAATTGTAATTTTAGCAAAGAAATGAGTCGCTCGGTTACTGAAATGATAAATGATTGGATTGAGTAA
- a CDS encoding DUF89 domain-containing protein has translation MKITYDCLICLSRQITKVATMSTKNIEIQQNIIRNLYKKLGDVTFQETSPELNRIFNKYVIDELNLDDPYKQIKDDCNKFAFKLCETYKLEEMINKSTSPIETACRIAIAGNIIDFSAHDYITKELVTKTLETCITDRLFGNDVENFIKHLQSSNKILYLADNAGEIVFDKLFISKLPKNKITYVVKKEPIVNDATIKDALDVKINDLVRVIDNGSDAQGTIMSLCSQEFIKEFEDADLIIAKGQANYETLSEVKDKNIFYLFKAKCNSVAKDIGCNVGDLVMKMI, from the coding sequence ATGAAAATAACTTATGACTGTTTAATTTGCTTATCAAGACAAATTACAAAAGTAGCAACTATGAGTACAAAAAATATTGAAATCCAACAAAATATAATAAGAAATTTATATAAAAAGTTAGGAGACGTAACTTTTCAAGAAACATCACCTGAATTGAACCGAATATTTAATAAATATGTAATTGATGAGTTAAATTTAGATGACCCATACAAACAAATAAAGGATGATTGCAATAAATTTGCTTTTAAATTATGTGAAACATACAAGCTTGAAGAAATGATAAATAAAAGCACTTCTCCTATTGAAACTGCATGCAGAATTGCAATAGCAGGCAATATAATTGACTTTAGTGCACATGATTACATAACAAAGGAATTAGTAACAAAAACTTTAGAAACATGTATAACCGACAGATTATTTGGTAACGATGTAGAAAATTTTATCAAACATTTACAAAGCAGTAATAAAATATTATATTTAGCAGATAACGCCGGTGAGATTGTTTTTGACAAGCTATTTATTAGCAAACTTCCAAAAAATAAAATAACATACGTTGTTAAAAAAGAACCTATTGTCAATGATGCAACTATAAAAGACGCCCTAGACGTTAAAATAAATGATTTAGTTAGAGTTATAGATAACGGTTCAGATGCGCAAGGAACAATAATGAGCTTATGCTCTCAAGAATTTATTAAGGAATTCGAAGATGCTGATTTAATTATTGCTAAAGGTCAAGCTAACTATGAAACACTAAGTGAAGTAAAAGATAAAAATATATTCTATCTGTTTAAAGCAAAGTGCAATTCAGTAGCAAAAGATATTGGTTGTAATGTTGGTGATTTAGTAATGAAAATGATATAA